The segment CCTTGGAGATACAAGAACCATCGTTACTCATCCTGCCTCAACAACACATAGCAAATTAACAGTAGAAGAACGATTGGCGGCTAGTATTACCGATGGATTGGTAAGGGTATCTGTTGGTTTAGAAACCGTTTCTGATATTATAGCCGATTTGCAACAGGCTTTAGAAAAGTCATAAACAAACGATTTTATTTATGCTTGTGTGATGAAGGATTAACTTCGTTGATCCCATTTTGGGGAACCATGAGCAAGAAAAACCAAAACATGGCTATTCAGTCATGTTCTTTTTTTATTTTCTATCTACTTACAAAAGTGAGCTTTTGACGTAGCCATAAAATAAAAAAACCGAAACTTACGTTTCGGTTTTTCTTGTGGGCGATGAGGGATTCGAACCCCCGACCCTCTCGGTGTAAACGAGATGCTCTGAACCAACTGAGCTAATCGCCCTGAATGCGAGTGCAAATATAGACTACTTTTTTGATATTGCAAACATATTTGAAAAAAATTATAAAATTTCTGCAACTACAAATGTGCTTCCGCCAATATAAATAAAGTCATTTTTATTGGCATTTTTCTTCGCGGCCTGATAAGCATTTGATACTGAAATATATGTTTGGCCTATGAGATTAAATTGAGCCGCTTTTTCCTTTAAAACCGCCTCATCTAAACCTCTAAAATTATTTGGCTTGCAGAAATAATAAATAGCATTTTTCGGAAATAATGGTAAAATTTCATCTAAGTTTTTGTCATTGACTAATCCCAAAACGATATGCAATTGGTCGTATTTTTCCTTTTTTAACTGATTGATGATTATTTTCAATCCGTGAGCATTATGGGCAGTATCACAAATAATGGTAGGATTTTCTCCCAATTGCTGCCATCTTCCTTGCAATCCGGTATTTTTAATTACATTTAAAAAGCCATTTTTAATATCTGTTTCGGATACAGCAAGCAAGTTTTTATCCTGCAATACTTTTATCGTTTGCAAAACCGTTTTCTTATTCTGTGTCTGGTAATCGCCAAGTAAAGCAGAAGGATAAGTTTCTCCAATCAAATCGGAAGCAAAATAAATTTCGGATTGCATTTCACTGGCTTTCGCCAAAAAAACAGGCTTAGTTTCTGGAACATATTCGCCAATAACAACAGGAATATTAGATTTGATAATACCTGCTTTTTCAAAAGCAATGGCTTCGAGTGTATTGCCTAAAAATTGGGTGTGGTCTAATCCAATATTGGTAATAACCGAAACCAATGGCGTAATTATATTAGTTGAATCCAATCGTCCGCCCATTCCGACTTCAATAATATTGATATCGGTTTGTTCCTTGACAAAATATTCAAAAGCTAATCCAACACTCATCTCAAAAAAACTCAACTCATTGGCTTCAAAAAACGCTTTGTTTTTATTTATAAAATCACAAACATAGTCTTCCGAAATTGGTGTTCCGTTGATTGCAATTCGTTCTCGGAAATCTTTTAAATGCGGTGAAGTATATAATCCGACTTTATATCCTGCTTCTTGTAAAACGGAAGCTAATAAATGGGAAGTTGAACCTTTTCCATTGGTTCCGGCAACGTGAATGCATTTTAAATGGCGCTCCGGATTTCCTAAATGTTTGGCTAACAAAACAGTATTGGTAATGTCCTTTCTATACGCCGTGGCACCTTGTGTTTGATACATTGGCAATTTGTTAAACATCCAATCAAGTGTTTCTTTATAGTTCATAATTTTCGGAAAAAAATTGGCGGGCAATATACTTTTATACGTTTTTTTTCGTTTATATTGTGATGCGAATTCGAAAACACAAAATTGAAATTATTTTCAGAATTAATCGCCATAAATTACATAAATATGATAAGCACGTTTTTACAATTACAAGCTGACACTTTAGCTCAAGCAATTCCAACTGTAGACAAAGCAAATGCTGCTTTAACCAATGAAGTTTCGGTTTTGGAATTCATTTTCAAAGGTGGTTTATTTCTAATTCCAATTGCAATTTTGTTGTTTTATACCATTTACCTCGTTTTTGAGCGCTATTTGTATATAAATAAAGCAGCCAAAATCGACAATCATCTGATGAAGGATATACGTACTCATTTGAATAATGCAAATATAGAAATGGCAGTTTCTTCAGCTGAAAGAGCCGGTAATGCGCAAGGTTACATTATCAAAGAAGGTGTGTTGACCATTGGAAGGCATATTGGAGAAATCGAAGGGAATATGGAACGTGCAGCCAATATTGAAATTGGTTATATGGAAAAGAAATTAGGACAATTAGGTCTGATTGCGGGTATTGCTCCAACACTAGGATTTATCGGAACGATTTCGGGAGTTATTAAAATTTTCTACAGTATTTCGGTAACTGAAGATATTAGTATCGGAAACATTTCCGGTGGATTGTATGAGAAAATGATTAGTAGTGGTGCCGGTTTGATCGTTGGGATTATTGCCTACAGCGCGTATCACTTATTCAACGGAAAGATTGATAACTTCTCTTTGGCAATCCAAAAGCAAGTATTAGAATTTGTAAATATAATTCAAAGACCTCATGGCCATAAAGCGAAATAAACGATTTCATGCAGAAGTCGCCACATCTTCGCTGAGCGACATTATGTTTTTCCTGTTGTTGTTTTTCTTAATCATCTCGACCTTGGCAAATCCAAATGTTATCCGAATGACATTGCCAAAATCGAAAACCAATGAAAAGACAAACAAGCAACTTATCACCTTATCGGTAACCGATGAAAAAAGATATTTCATTGACAAAGAAGAAGTACTTTTGGAACAATTGGAAACCAGATTACTTCAATTAATGGACCCTGAAAAGCAGCAAACGGTAATTATTAGAATCCCGGCTACGCTGCAAGTACAAGACTTGGTAGATGTATTGCAAATCGGAGTGAAGAACAAACTGAAGTTTGTCATTGCTACGAGTCCAAAATAGAATTTATAAAATTAAATAGTTTAGCATATGAAACTAAAAACTTTACTGTTGATGGCATTTGTAACGACATCAACTTTTGCACAAGACACCGAATTTAAATTTTCAAAAGACGGATTGACAGATTTTATTGTAACCATTTATGATGGTTCCGCTAAAGATACCTACAATAGAGCAACAGCATGGGTAAAGGATAATGCTAAGAAAAACTTTACTGTGATTTCATCTGTCGAAAATGAAAAGCTTGTGATTGAAGGAACTAAAGAGAATTTTCTTTGCAGTAAAGCAGGAGGAACAACGGTTTGTACTACAGCTACGTTTACCATCGAAATAAATTTCAAAGAAGGAAAATATAAGTTTGCTGCTCTTGGCTTGACTGAAAAACCGAATAACTCAGCGAATACTACGGTTCATAATCTGGATGATTTTTCAGAGTATTACGATAAAGATGGTACGTTGAAGAAGTATAAAGATGAAGTGCCTGCAGCTTATGAATCTCTTTTCAATGACTTGAATAAAAGTTTGATTGTCTTTATGGATAAAAAGAAGAAAGCCGAAAACTGGTAATCTTTTCAAATTAGTAAAAACAAAAAATCCCGATTGTGAAATCGGGATTTTTTTATGTTTAATTCAAACTGAAAGTATAAATTATCTTTCCAACTTGCTTTTCCGGAGCATTGCTGTCAGGCTGCCATTTGGTATTCATTGCAGCAATTTTAGCTTGGTCAAGCAAACATTTTGCTGTGTTGGTTGTTCCCTGAACACCGGCTGTAACGCTTATCGTATTCCCATTTCTATCTACAGAAACTTGAACCGCAACTCTTCCTTGCTCTTGGCATGTATAATCCGGTTGAGGCTTGCTTAATGCTTTTCGGTTGCCCAATGAATAGCCTGAACCGCTTCCGTTTCCGCCACCACTTCCGCTTCCGCTTCCTGAACCTGTGCCCGAACCACTTCCTGTTCCGTTACCCGAACCGTTTCCGCCACCGGAACCTGTTCCGCTTCCGTTGCCATAATAGCCACTTGAATTTAGATTTCCGTTAGCACTACCTTTGTTTCCACCTTTGTTATCATTTCCATCGCCACCTTTATTGCCAAGAATACTAGACAAAGCATCATCAGCACTTTTAGAAACCTTTGGTTTTACAATGGCTGGTTTTACATCTTTTTTGACAGGAACGGGAGTTTTTACATTCTCTTTTTTAGGTACAACAACATTGTCATCAGCATTATCATCAGAAATCACATCTTCGTCGGGAGTTGCTACAGCAGTTGCTTTTACCTGGTCTTTTACATTTAAGACTTCACTTTTATAGTTATCGCCCATGCCAAAATCGCTATCGCCAAAGTTCATTTCGATACCACCACCGCCACCACCGCCCATGATTTTCATGTCAGCCGGAGGCCAAAAACGCAATAGGAAAAGTAGCAGAATTAACAAAGCATACACTACTGTTGTAATGGCTAACGATTTTTTGTCATCTTCAGTTAGTTGAAAACTCATAGCTTTTTCTTTTGTTCGTTAATGAATATAACGCTTAAAAATACAAATTATTGTGTAATTGCAACAGATATTTTTTATTACACTAATTGTTTCAGAGCAATTTCAAAAGCGGTTGCGCTGATATTTTTTTTGTCTGCATGCAAATTGTGTGCCTTTTCTAATGCCTTTTTTATAGTTTCCGAAATATCGTAGAAGATAGCCTCATCGGTCATCTGTACTTTTGCCTCCATGAAGTAAGCAAATACTCTTGCCATTCCGCAGTTCGAAATAAAGTCAGGAATCAAACTTACTTTGCTGTCGGTTTCTTCCATGATGCTTCCAAAGAATATTTCTTTGTCTGCAAAAGGTACATTGGCACCACACGAAATAACTTCTAAACCATGACTGATTAAGTTATCGATTTGGTCTTTGGTTACCAATCTTGACGCAGCACAAGGAGCAAATATATCAGCACCTAATGTCCATATTTTTTGATTGATTTCTTCAAATGATATCATGTTTTGTGCTACCAATTTGTTTCCGTCTTTGTTTAAGAACAATTTTTTAATTTCGTCAAAAGTGTAACCTTCTTCGTTGATAATTCCACCTTCACGGTCGATGATACCTACAATTTTTGCTCCCATTTCGGCAAGATAAAAAGCAGCCGCTGAGCCAACATTTCCAAAACCTTGTACAATCGCTTTTTTACCCTGCACATCCCCACCATAAATATGATAATAATGACGAACAGCTTCGGCAACACCATAACCCGTAATCATGTCGGCAACAGTGTATTTTCGCAACACATCAGGAGAGAATTTAGGGTTTTCGATTACTTTGATTACACCTTGACGCAACTGCCCAATACGGTTGATTTTATCAGCTTCTGTAGGTTTGAAATGTCCGTTAAAAACACCTTCCTGCGGATGCCACACACCACATTCTTCGGTAAATGGAATTACTTCGTGAATCTCATCAACGTTCAAATCACCACCGGTTCCGTAGTAGCTTTTTAATAAAGGAGAAACCGCTTTGTACCAACGTTGTAAAACGCCCTTTTTGCGTGGGTCATTTGGGTCGAAATTAATACCCGATTTTGCACCACCAATCGCCGGACCTGAAACAGAAAATTTAACTTCCATTGTCTTGGCAAGCGAAAGCACTTCGTTCATGTCTAGTCCTTTTCTCATTCGGGTTCCACCGCCGGAAGCACCGCCACGAAGCGAATTAATTACGGTCCAGCCTTCGGCCTCAGTCTCAGAATCTTTCCAGTTAAATACTATTTCGGGTGTTTTATCTTCGAATTTTTTTAATAATTCTTTCATTATGTTGTTAGTTTATTCCGCTTCGCTTCATACAATTGGGCAAAGCCTCGGGTGTTTGTGGTGCAAATATAAGAAATGGGAATTAGGATTTGACTATAAAAAGCGCCACTCATTGGGTGGCGCTTTTTTATTATCCCTTTGTTGAAAATCCTAAGCTTGATGTTTTAGAGGAGGACAAATCATGGATATGAACTTCTTAATGGGTAGAGGCTTGGTCATAACATCTCCAACATAGGGATTACATCTTCCCTTATAGATTTCGTTGCCGCAAAGTGTTGAAGAAAGCATAAAAATTTGAGTTTCCTTTTTTAAGTCTTCCGATAGTTTATCAAATTTGGAAAGAAACTCAAATCCATCCATTACCGGCATTTTAATATCGGAAAGAATGATAAGCGACTTGTTCAGCTTACACTTATGGGTTTTTATCCAGTTAATAGCTTCCTCCCCATTATTCACTATATTTATTTCTGACATAGTAAGCGCATTTTTTAAAAGCTTACTGGTTATGATTTGGTCAATAACATTATCTTCAATTAATAAAAAAGTATAATTGTGATCCATAATAATCAAGTATAGTTTGTTTAATATGGAGCAAGCTATTGTAAAAGTCCTTATTATAATAATGCTTGTCTTTTCAAATTCGCGAAATTAAGGATAGCCAAAATGGAATATTATAGTGTTTATTTTAGAATAACACCTGAAGAATGATCGCTTTTAGCTCCGGTAACACTACTTAAAACATTGATTTCATTTCGCAGCTTCAAAACGCCAAGCAACGCAAAAATTAAGGCTTCTTTGAACTCAATAGTTTTTTTATCGGGAATGATTATTTCAAGTTGAGGTAAATGATACTGCATTCGTTCCATCAAAAAATCATTATAGGTTCCGCCACCTGTTGCTAATAGTTTGCCTTGCTTTTTGGGCAAAGCCACAACGGTCTGAAAAGCAATATGCTCTATAAATGTCCGCATCTTATCTTCAATTGGAATAGTGTATCGTTCTATCAATGGCAAGACAATCGTTTTTACAAATTCAAATCCGAGTGATTTTGGAAATGGTTTTTTGTAATAATCCAATGCATTCAATTCATTCATTAAATCAGTATTGCCTTTTCCTGAACACGCAAGTTGCCCTTTATCATCATAATCCAATCCGAGTTGATTCGCATAAAAATTCAGAACTGTATTTACGGGAGAAATGTCAAAAGCGATTCTATTTCCATTTTGCTCAAACGAAACATTAGAAAAGCCACCTAAATTCAGGCAATAATCATAATCCGAAAATAAAATTCGGTCACCAATAGGAACCAATGGTGCGCCTTGTCCGCCAAGCTGGACATCTTGAACTCTAAAATCACAAACTACAGTCTGGTTAATCAGTTTTGCTATTTTGGGAAGATTTCCAATTTGAAGCGTAAAACCATTTTGCGGCTGATGCAGTATCGTATGTCCATGAGAACAAACAGCATCGAGGTGTTGCAAATTATGTTTTTCAATAAAGGTTTTGATGACATTTGCCAACAGCACTGTATAATCGTCGTTGAGTTGCAGCAATTCGGCTTCTGGAAAATCAACGGCAATTTTAAGTTTTCCCAACCAATCATTGTTATAAGAAACCGTTTCGGTCTCAAGAATTTTGAAACTCCATTTGGTATCAACTATCGAAAAATGAATGTGTGCCAAATCGATGCCGTCTAGCGAAGTGCCTGACATTACTCCGATAACATTATAAGTTTCTTTCTGCATTGGCTAAATTTACGAAAACGTTTGAAATTTTAACTTTTATATTCTATTTTTGCTCACCAAAATTAAAGAAACAACAACACAAATCTTCATAACTATGGATTTTAATTTGAACGAAGAACAGTTAATGATTCAACAAGCGGCGAGAGATTTTGCTCAAGCTGAATTATTACCTGGCGTAATTGAAAGAGACGAACATTCCAAGTTTCCAACGGAACAAGTGAAAATGATGGCGGAATTAGGATTCTTAGGAATGATGGTGGATCCAAAATATGGTGGTGCGGGTTTAGATAGTGTTTCTTATGTTTTGGCGATGACCGAAATTGCTAAAGTGGATGCTTCGGCAGCGGTTATCATGTCGGTAAACAATTCTTTGGTTTGCGCCGGAATGGAAAAATATTGTTCAGAAGAACAAAAAATGAAATATTTAGTGCCTTTAGCAAAAGGTGAGGTTATCGGTGCATTTTGCTTATCTGAACCTGAAGCGGGAAGTGATGCGAGTTCACAAAAAACGACTGCTATTGATATGGGCGATTACTATTTATTAAACGGAACCAAAAACTGGATTACTAACGGCGGAACAGCTTCGACTTATTTGGTGATTGCACAAACCGATGTAGCAAAAGGACACAAAGGAATCAATGCGTTTATCGTTGAAAAAGGTTGGGCCGGTTTCGAAATTGGACCAAAAGAAAAGAAAATGGGAATCCGCGGAAGCGATACACATTCCTTAATGTTTACTGATGTAAAAGTACCAAAAGAAAACCGAATAGGTGCTGATGGTTTCGGATTTAATTTTGCAATGAATGTCTTAAACGGAGGAAGAATCGGGATTGCATCACAAGCATTGGGAATTGCAACCGGAGCTTACGAATTGGCATTAAAATATTCGCATGAGCGTAAAGCATTTGGCAAAGAAATTTTCAAACACCAAGCCATTGCGTTTAAATTAGCGGATATGTATGTGAAAATTACGGCTGCTAAACTTTTGATTATGAAAGCGGCTTGCGAAAAAGATGAAGGAAAAGACATTGCGCACTCAGGTTCAATGGCAAAACTGTATGCTTCGGAAATTGCTTTGGAAGTTGCCAATGAAGCGGTTCAAATTCATGGCGGAAATGGTTATGTTGCCGAATATCACGTAGAGCGTATGATGCGCGATTCGAAAATTACGCAGATTTATGAAGGAACTTCAGAAATTCAAAGAATTGTAATTTCTCGTGGTTTGGTTTCATAATTTTTCTTATATTTGAGAAGAATAATTCTTGAAAATTTAAAATTAATAATCAAAAAACCCTTTCAGCAATGAAAGGGTTTTTTGATTTAGAATATTTGCTACATTTACTGTATGTATGACGAATTAAAATATTGGTATCTCCGCGATCACAAATTATTCCGGACATTGAGTATGTCACAAATCAAGCAATTGTGCATTATTGTTGGTTTTAAAAAAGCCAAAAAAGGCGATATTATTTATTTTTCTTCTTCGGATTTGCCTCGTGTTTTTTTACTCAAAAAAGGCAATATCAAAATTGTTTCTGTTGATGAAGACGGCAACGAAACCATCAAAGACATTATCCAAAAAGGTGATTTGTTTGGCGAATTAGAACTCGAAAACGACAGAAATTCAAACGAATATGCCAAAGCCTTAACTGATGAAGTTACCATTTGTAGTTTCCTGATGTCTGACTTTGAAGATTTGCTATTGCGTAATCCAAGTCTGGCGCTGTCTTATACCAAGTTTGTTGGTTTGAAAATGAAACGCATCAAAAATAATTATGCTAATCTAATTTCTAAAGATGCCAAAACACGCCTGCTGACATTTATGAAAGAATGGGCAGAACGCGATGGAAAAAAAGAAGGAAACAGAGTCGTCATCGAAAACTACCTTACGCAAAATGATATCGCCCAAATCATCTGCACTTCACGCCAAACAGCCACTTCATTACTTAATGAATTAGAGGAAAATGGTCTGATGCATTATGGAAGAAAAGAGATTATTATTGAAGATGTTTCGAAATTGAACTAAACATAAACAGGATGATACATTTCGAGAATTATACTGTCCGACGAATAGTAATAAGCGATTTGGAAAAC is part of the Flavobacterium sangjuense genome and harbors:
- a CDS encoding bifunctional folylpolyglutamate synthase/dihydrofolate synthase, yielding MNYKETLDWMFNKLPMYQTQGATAYRKDITNTVLLAKHLGNPERHLKCIHVAGTNGKGSTSHLLASVLQEAGYKVGLYTSPHLKDFRERIAINGTPISEDYVCDFINKNKAFFEANELSFFEMSVGLAFEYFVKEQTDINIIEVGMGGRLDSTNIITPLVSVITNIGLDHTQFLGNTLEAIAFEKAGIIKSNIPVVIGEYVPETKPVFLAKASEMQSEIYFASDLIGETYPSALLGDYQTQNKKTVLQTIKVLQDKNLLAVSETDIKNGFLNVIKNTGLQGRWQQLGENPTIICDTAHNAHGLKIIINQLKKEKYDQLHIVLGLVNDKNLDEILPLFPKNAIYYFCKPNNFRGLDEAVLKEKAAQFNLIGQTYISVSNAYQAAKKNANKNDFIYIGGSTFVVAEIL
- a CDS encoding MotA/TolQ/ExbB proton channel family protein, which gives rise to MSTFLQLQADTLAQAIPTVDKANAALTNEVSVLEFIFKGGLFLIPIAILLFYTIYLVFERYLYINKAAKIDNHLMKDIRTHLNNANIEMAVSSAERAGNAQGYIIKEGVLTIGRHIGEIEGNMERAANIEIGYMEKKLGQLGLIAGIAPTLGFIGTISGVIKIFYSISVTEDISIGNISGGLYEKMISSGAGLIVGIIAYSAYHLFNGKIDNFSLAIQKQVLEFVNIIQRPHGHKAK
- a CDS encoding ExbD/TolR family protein codes for the protein MAIKRNKRFHAEVATSSLSDIMFFLLLFFLIISTLANPNVIRMTLPKSKTNEKTNKQLITLSVTDEKRYFIDKEEVLLEQLETRLLQLMDPEKQQTVIIRIPATLQVQDLVDVLQIGVKNKLKFVIATSPK
- a CDS encoding DUF4468 domain-containing protein gives rise to the protein MKLKTLLLMAFVTTSTFAQDTEFKFSKDGLTDFIVTIYDGSAKDTYNRATAWVKDNAKKNFTVISSVENEKLVIEGTKENFLCSKAGGTTVCTTATFTIEINFKEGKYKFAALGLTEKPNNSANTTVHNLDDFSEYYDKDGTLKKYKDEVPAAYESLFNDLNKSLIVFMDKKKKAENW
- a CDS encoding energy transducer TonB family protein, which encodes MSFQLTEDDKKSLAITTVVYALLILLLFLLRFWPPADMKIMGGGGGGGIEMNFGDSDFGMGDNYKSEVLNVKDQVKATAVATPDEDVISDDNADDNVVVPKKENVKTPVPVKKDVKPAIVKPKVSKSADDALSSILGNKGGDGNDNKGGNKGSANGNLNSSGYYGNGSGTGSGGGNGSGNGTGSGSGTGSGSGSGSGGGNGSGSGYSLGNRKALSKPQPDYTCQEQGRVAVQVSVDRNGNTISVTAGVQGTTNTAKCLLDQAKIAAMNTKWQPDSNAPEKQVGKIIYTFSLN
- a CDS encoding Glu/Leu/Phe/Val dehydrogenase dimerization domain-containing protein — protein: MKELLKKFEDKTPEIVFNWKDSETEAEGWTVINSLRGGASGGGTRMRKGLDMNEVLSLAKTMEVKFSVSGPAIGGAKSGINFDPNDPRKKGVLQRWYKAVSPLLKSYYGTGGDLNVDEIHEVIPFTEECGVWHPQEGVFNGHFKPTEADKINRIGQLRQGVIKVIENPKFSPDVLRKYTVADMITGYGVAEAVRHYYHIYGGDVQGKKAIVQGFGNVGSAAAFYLAEMGAKIVGIIDREGGIINEEGYTFDEIKKLFLNKDGNKLVAQNMISFEEINQKIWTLGADIFAPCAASRLVTKDQIDNLISHGLEVISCGANVPFADKEIFFGSIMEETDSKVSLIPDFISNCGMARVFAYFMEAKVQMTDEAIFYDISETIKKALEKAHNLHADKKNISATAFEIALKQLV
- a CDS encoding response regulator, encoding MDHNYTFLLIEDNVIDQIITSKLLKNALTMSEINIVNNGEEAINWIKTHKCKLNKSLIILSDIKMPVMDGFEFLSKFDKLSEDLKKETQIFMLSSTLCGNEIYKGRCNPYVGDVMTKPLPIKKFISMICPPLKHQA
- a CDS encoding anhydro-N-acetylmuramic acid kinase; this encodes MQKETYNVIGVMSGTSLDGIDLAHIHFSIVDTKWSFKILETETVSYNNDWLGKLKIAVDFPEAELLQLNDDYTVLLANVIKTFIEKHNLQHLDAVCSHGHTILHQPQNGFTLQIGNLPKIAKLINQTVVCDFRVQDVQLGGQGAPLVPIGDRILFSDYDYCLNLGGFSNVSFEQNGNRIAFDISPVNTVLNFYANQLGLDYDDKGQLACSGKGNTDLMNELNALDYYKKPFPKSLGFEFVKTIVLPLIERYTIPIEDKMRTFIEHIAFQTVVALPKKQGKLLATGGGTYNDFLMERMQYHLPQLEIIIPDKKTIEFKEALIFALLGVLKLRNEINVLSSVTGAKSDHSSGVILK
- a CDS encoding acyl-CoA dehydrogenase family protein gives rise to the protein MDFNLNEEQLMIQQAARDFAQAELLPGVIERDEHSKFPTEQVKMMAELGFLGMMVDPKYGGAGLDSVSYVLAMTEIAKVDASAAVIMSVNNSLVCAGMEKYCSEEQKMKYLVPLAKGEVIGAFCLSEPEAGSDASSQKTTAIDMGDYYLLNGTKNWITNGGTASTYLVIAQTDVAKGHKGINAFIVEKGWAGFEIGPKEKKMGIRGSDTHSLMFTDVKVPKENRIGADGFGFNFAMNVLNGGRIGIASQALGIATGAYELALKYSHERKAFGKEIFKHQAIAFKLADMYVKITAAKLLIMKAACEKDEGKDIAHSGSMAKLYASEIALEVANEAVQIHGGNGYVAEYHVERMMRDSKITQIYEGTSEIQRIVISRGLVS
- a CDS encoding Crp/Fnr family transcriptional regulator; amino-acid sequence: MYDELKYWYLRDHKLFRTLSMSQIKQLCIIVGFKKAKKGDIIYFSSSDLPRVFLLKKGNIKIVSVDEDGNETIKDIIQKGDLFGELELENDRNSNEYAKALTDEVTICSFLMSDFEDLLLRNPSLALSYTKFVGLKMKRIKNNYANLISKDAKTRLLTFMKEWAERDGKKEGNRVVIENYLTQNDIAQIICTSRQTATSLLNELEENGLMHYGRKEIIIEDVSKLN